A window of the Penaeus vannamei isolate JL-2024 chromosome 19, ASM4276789v1, whole genome shotgun sequence genome harbors these coding sequences:
- the LOC138864945 gene encoding uncharacterized protein has product MEVPDGMLTAPRGHITGPRQYGLTLPGHRRTLSGPPLPPPASLPVLPDPTAHTMSVEVGTPGTPGTTPTQPLTHHFHATPDHATVALQAMNKLRMNSQVSLFSDCLLYFILTNIRASHFHPMLIPE; this is encoded by the exons ATGGAAGTACCCGATGGCA TGTTGACCGCGCCCAGGGGACATATCACAGGCCCGAGGCAGTACGGGCTGACACTGCCGGGGCACCGCAGGACGCTCAGTggaccccccctcccgccccccgccagcctccccgtcctccccgaCCCCACCGCCCACACCATGAGCGTCGAGGTGGGCACGCCGGGCACTCCGGGGACCACGCCTACGCAGCCTCTCACGCATCACTTCCACGCCACGCCGGACCACGCCACCGTCGCGCTCCAAGCCATGAACAAGCTCAGGATGAACTCGCAG GTTTCTTTG TTTTCCGATTGCCTACTCTACTTCATCCTCACTAATATCAGGGCCAGTCATTTCCACCCCATGCTCATTCCAGAATAA